The following proteins are encoded in a genomic region of Lytechinus variegatus isolate NC3 chromosome 7, Lvar_3.0, whole genome shotgun sequence:
- the LOC121418793 gene encoding mitochondrial ribonuclease P catalytic subunit-like: MLVPKNMALFLSTCSMKQVVPRGNQLKSFGMKISFGRRAESFRFCGRTSFYISQISTLQSIFTNHERKCDFLYPCHIKGNSIPSAIFMHQRTLTHESTLMQDDKHKEESGSRRRSRKLLDFSEDQWFTVEQWNHMKIKWMEEQKRQKKHYIARSTFEYELRAMESIATQGLSVSAKSLVAFIKDEPSALKYQLVSKCLFMCTTCQDLEGILWCVDWLEENHRMMDKGTIANAVSGLCMTDRWKESSRFLAKADDADCVTSRILEPYLIAACQHGDKSLAKSMLEDHYRRDLIPTDASVLEMLSFFTSSVDDQSVLQDNVVVVVGLLNYQRAKRHFPSHDVAKELGNWFKSKQHETWRVSFTQISHTGVCKSCSSHLEPLKISEEEFINLREEIFSKVIRGKDIFRKTTPKELDAFMDFIDSGPSYDVVIDGLNVAKLKKRKSPGKVLRQFVEYLTKNCGYRCLVLGRHHMLKQRSQYEKNDLGVIQDLADCFFTQNMSEDDPFMLYATMHSGTKTKYVSRDLLRDHKALLSPEAHLSFIKWQRMQQLTPVDFRDGQAIFKQNLAHDTVMQSTERSYHIPYDDGHPRFSYEVPLTWLCAVKE; encoded by the exons ATGCTGGTGCCAAAGAATATGGCTCTTTTTTTATCAACATGTAGCATGAAGCAAGTGGTTCCTAGAGGCAATCAACTAAAGTCATTTGGCATGAAGATATCATTTGGAAGAAGAGCTGAATCATTCAGATTTTGTGGTAGAACTTCATtctatatttcacaaattagtACTCTTCAATCAATCTTCACAAAccatgaaagaaaatgtgatttcCTATATCCTTGTCACATTAAAGGAAATTCCATCCCATCTGCCATTTTCATGCATCAGAGGACATTGACACATGAAAGTACTTTGATGCAAGATGATAAGCataaagaagaaagtgggtcaaggaggagaagtagaaaactACTTGATTTTTCTGAAGACCAATGGTTCACAGTAGAACAGTGGAACCACATGAAAATCAAGTGGATGGAAGAGCAGAAGCGACAGAAAAAGCACTACATAGCAAGAAGCACTTTTGAATATGAACTGCGTGCCATGGAATCGATTGCTACACAAGGGCTCTCGGTGTCTGCGAAGTCGCTTGTTGCCTTCATCAAGGATGAACCCTCTGCTTTGAAGTATCAGTTGGTGAGTAAATGTCTCTTCATGTGTACAACGTGTCAGGATCTTGAAGGAATTCTCTGGTGTGTTGATTGGTTAGAGGAGAACCATAGGATGATGGATAAGGGAACCATAGCCAATGCTGTATCTGGTTTGTGTATGACAGACCGATGGAAGGAGAGCAGCAGGTTTCTTGCGAAGGCAGATGACGCCGATTGCGTGACATCAAGAATCCTAGAACCTTACCTGATAGCTGCTTGTCAGCATGGTGATAAAAGTCTTGCCAAATCTATGCTTGAAGACCACTACAGAAGAGATCTCATACCAACAGATGCCAGTGTTCTAGAGATGCTCTCATTCTTTACTAGCAGTGTTGACGACCAGTCTGTTCTTCAGGACAATGTGGTTGTGGTGGTTGGACTCTTGAATTATCAGAGGGCAAAGAGGCACTTTCCTTCACACGATGTTGCAAAGGAACTGGGTAACTGGTTCAAGAG CAAGCAACATGAGACGTGGCGAGTTTCTTTCACCCAGATCAGCCATACAGGGGTTTGTAAGTCTTGCTCCAGTCATCTTGAACCTCTGAAGATAAGTGAGGAAGAGTTCATCAATCTTCGAGAAGAGATCTTTAGCAAg GTAATCAGAGGCAAGGATATATTCAGGAAGACCACTCCAAAAGAACTTGATGCATTCATGGATTTTATTGATTCTGGACCCTCATATGACGTTGTCATAGATGGACTGAACGTCGCTAAACTCAAGAAGAGAAAGTCACCAGGAAAAGTG CTGAGACAATTTGTGGAATACCTTACCAAGAACTGTGGTTACCGCTGTCTTGTCCTTGGAAGACATCACATGTTGAAACAAAGATCCCAGTATGAGAAAAATGACTTGGGTGTTATACAAGACTTGGCTGACTGCTTCTTCACACAAAATAT GTCAGAAGATGACCCTTTCATGTTGTATGCCACCATGCACAGTGGTACCAAGACAAAGTATGTCAGTAGAGATCTACTTCGTGACCACAAAGCCTTACTCAGTCCAGAAGCTCATCTGTCTTTCATTAAATGGCAACGTATGCAACAGCTCACTCCTGTGGACTTTAGAGATGGACAGGCGATCTTTAAG CAAAATCTGGCTCATGACACTGTGATGCAATCAACAGAAAGGAGTTATCACATCCCCTATGATGATGGTCATCCACGATTTTCATACGAGGTTCCTCTAACATGGCTTTGTGCTGTTAAAGAATAA
- the LOC121418794 gene encoding adenosine 3'-phospho 5'-phosphosulfate transporter 1-like isoform X1 — MTAFRQPNNTRPSCVSAAILMSLFICLASVHIANAKGEDEASTEGWMDYWFIRLALNVLGYLSVIVPAWLVIRYVRSSGYLERGGEDPSGHGCWYNTVKSCVSGSDEIKASLEEGGSKATVTEKPKMNRGFVLLFCVAGLQGSYLSWGVLQERIMAHEYGKDAHNPGETFTNSQFLVFMNRILAFMAALVFMNFTAQPRHTAPLYKYSYCSLSNIMSSWCQYEALKFVTFPTQVLAKASKIIPVMLMGKVISGKTYEYYEYITAVMISVGVALFLLSQGGDHKGSTVTTLSGVIILVGYMAFDSFTSNWQADLYKTYSMSSIQMMFGVNLFSCLFTSWSLIEQGGFFEGIGFMLKYNTFMFHVGLLSLFSATGQLFIFYTISQFGAVIFTIIMTTRQALAILLSCIIYGHPLNFQGIMGVIVVFIALFLRVYARQRKSGQKPKPPPAQESSLGPTKT, encoded by the exons ATGACTGCTTTCAGACAACCCAATAATACTAGGCCAAGTTGTGTCAGTGCTGCCATCTTAATGAGCCTCTTCATATGCCTTGCTAGTGTTCATATAGCAAATGCAAAAGGAGAAGATGAAGCTTCTACTGAAGGCTGGATGGACTATTGGTTTATCAGATTGGCACTAAATGTTCTTGGCTACCTGTCAGTGATTGTTCCTGCTTGGCTGGTGATTCGCTATGTCAGAAGCTCTGGATACTTGGAAAGGGGAGGTGAGGATCCCTCAG GTCATGGCTGTTGGTACAATACTGTCAAATCATGTGTATCTGGGTCAGACGAAATCAAAGCAAGCTTAGAGGAAGGAGGTAGCAAGGCTACAGTGACTGAGAAACCAAAG ATGAACCGTGGTTTCGTGCTGCTATTTTGTGTGGCTGGCCTGCAAGGATCATATCTTTCATGGGGAGTCCTTCAAGAACGTATAATGGCACATGAATATGGCAAAGATGCACATAATCCAGGAGAAACGTTCACCAACTCCCAATTCCTAGTGTTCATGAACCGCATCCTTGCTTTCATGGCTGCTCTGGTTTTCATGAACTTCACTGCTCAACCTCGTCACACTGCACCTCTCTACAAGTACTCCTACTGCtctttgtccaatatcatgAGTAGCTGGTGCCAGTATGAGGCTCTCAAGTTTGTCACCTTTCCTACTCAAGTCCTGGCCAAAGCTTCCAAGATCATTCCTGTGATGCTGATGGGGAAGGTTATATCTGGCAAAACATACGAGTACTACGAGTACATCACAGCTGTGATGATCTCTGTTGGTGTGGCACTGTTCTTGTTGTCCCAGGGAGGGGATCACAAAGGGTCAACTGTGACAACGTTATCAGGGGTCATCATCTTGGTCGGTTACATGGCCTTTGATAGCTTCACCTCTAATTGGCAGGCAGACTTGTATAAGACATACAGTATGTCTAGTATTCAGATGATGTTTGGTGTCAACCTCTTTTCCTGCCTGTTCACCAGTTGGTCTCTTATAGAACAGGGTGGGTTCTTTGAGGGAATCGGCTTCATGCTCAAGTACAACACCTTCATGTTTCATGTAGGACTACTCTCACTGTTCTCAGCCACTGGACAGCTCTTTATCTTCTACACCATCTCCCAGTTTGGTGCggtcatcttcaccatcatcatgaccacccGTCAGGCCCTGGCTATCCTCCTCTCTTGCATCATTTATGGCCATCCTCTCAATTTCCAGGGCATTATGGGTGTCATAGTGGTATTCATTGCCCTCTTCCTCAGGGTATATGCAAGACAGCGCAAGTCTGGGCAGAAGCCCAAACCTCCCCCTGCTCAAGAATCATCCCTGGGTCCGACCAAGACATGA
- the LOC121418794 gene encoding adenosine 3'-phospho 5'-phosphosulfate transporter 1-like isoform X2, giving the protein MTAFRQPNNTRPSCVSAAILMSLFICLASVHIANAKGEDEASTEGWMDYWFIRLALNVLGYLSVIVPAWLVIRYVRSSGYLERGGHGCWYNTVKSCVSGSDEIKASLEEGGSKATVTEKPKMNRGFVLLFCVAGLQGSYLSWGVLQERIMAHEYGKDAHNPGETFTNSQFLVFMNRILAFMAALVFMNFTAQPRHTAPLYKYSYCSLSNIMSSWCQYEALKFVTFPTQVLAKASKIIPVMLMGKVISGKTYEYYEYITAVMISVGVALFLLSQGGDHKGSTVTTLSGVIILVGYMAFDSFTSNWQADLYKTYSMSSIQMMFGVNLFSCLFTSWSLIEQGGFFEGIGFMLKYNTFMFHVGLLSLFSATGQLFIFYTISQFGAVIFTIIMTTRQALAILLSCIIYGHPLNFQGIMGVIVVFIALFLRVYARQRKSGQKPKPPPAQESSLGPTKT; this is encoded by the exons ATGACTGCTTTCAGACAACCCAATAATACTAGGCCAAGTTGTGTCAGTGCTGCCATCTTAATGAGCCTCTTCATATGCCTTGCTAGTGTTCATATAGCAAATGCAAAAGGAGAAGATGAAGCTTCTACTGAAGGCTGGATGGACTATTGGTTTATCAGATTGGCACTAAATGTTCTTGGCTACCTGTCAGTGATTGTTCCTGCTTGGCTGGTGATTCGCTATGTCAGAAGCTCTGGATACTTGGAAAGGGGAG GTCATGGCTGTTGGTACAATACTGTCAAATCATGTGTATCTGGGTCAGACGAAATCAAAGCAAGCTTAGAGGAAGGAGGTAGCAAGGCTACAGTGACTGAGAAACCAAAG ATGAACCGTGGTTTCGTGCTGCTATTTTGTGTGGCTGGCCTGCAAGGATCATATCTTTCATGGGGAGTCCTTCAAGAACGTATAATGGCACATGAATATGGCAAAGATGCACATAATCCAGGAGAAACGTTCACCAACTCCCAATTCCTAGTGTTCATGAACCGCATCCTTGCTTTCATGGCTGCTCTGGTTTTCATGAACTTCACTGCTCAACCTCGTCACACTGCACCTCTCTACAAGTACTCCTACTGCtctttgtccaatatcatgAGTAGCTGGTGCCAGTATGAGGCTCTCAAGTTTGTCACCTTTCCTACTCAAGTCCTGGCCAAAGCTTCCAAGATCATTCCTGTGATGCTGATGGGGAAGGTTATATCTGGCAAAACATACGAGTACTACGAGTACATCACAGCTGTGATGATCTCTGTTGGTGTGGCACTGTTCTTGTTGTCCCAGGGAGGGGATCACAAAGGGTCAACTGTGACAACGTTATCAGGGGTCATCATCTTGGTCGGTTACATGGCCTTTGATAGCTTCACCTCTAATTGGCAGGCAGACTTGTATAAGACATACAGTATGTCTAGTATTCAGATGATGTTTGGTGTCAACCTCTTTTCCTGCCTGTTCACCAGTTGGTCTCTTATAGAACAGGGTGGGTTCTTTGAGGGAATCGGCTTCATGCTCAAGTACAACACCTTCATGTTTCATGTAGGACTACTCTCACTGTTCTCAGCCACTGGACAGCTCTTTATCTTCTACACCATCTCCCAGTTTGGTGCggtcatcttcaccatcatcatgaccacccGTCAGGCCCTGGCTATCCTCCTCTCTTGCATCATTTATGGCCATCCTCTCAATTTCCAGGGCATTATGGGTGTCATAGTGGTATTCATTGCCCTCTTCCTCAGGGTATATGCAAGACAGCGCAAGTCTGGGCAGAAGCCCAAACCTCCCCCTGCTCAAGAATCATCCCTGGGTCCGACCAAGACATGA